Below is a genomic region from Mus caroli chromosome 13, CAROLI_EIJ_v1.1, whole genome shotgun sequence.
TCTGTGACTCTCATCTCTCCTATGCAAGACAGGATCGTTATATGCAGATCTTTCAGTACAATTTGATGCAGTAGGAAATATGAGCTTTGGCTTTACCTAGACCTGAATTTGAAGCCAACTCTGTTACTCATTGTAGGCAAGAAATTTCACTATACTTGGCCTTAGCTTCATCTTGTACAAAATAACAGTATTTTCATAGATTGTTGGAGGCTAAATTTAATAGCATGTAAAGGGCCTAGCACATGGTAGGGACTCGATAAATGAAGTTTTcttcccccattttctcttccttagaAGTTTTTGTGAGGATGATCAGGTGAGAATCTGGTATGGCCTGATTGTCTTCGCTGTGAAATGATGTTTGGCTATCTTTTTGCTGGGTTCTTGCAGAGCAAAAAACATGCCAACAAAGTGAAGAGATTCCTAGCAATCCATGGAATGGAGACAATAAAGGGGGACGTGAAGAGGCTAGACTCAGATCAGGTAACACAGCTGCCTTGTTGACACTGCTTGCTTCCCGAGCAGGTTTGTGTGGTGTGAGCGTGGGCTTTGGTTCAGACTGACTCGGCTGCAAATCCCAGTGTTGGTATCTAACTTGGGCAAGCCTTATAACTCTTCAGCCTTGATTTCTTCCTCTGTTAAAAACCAAACATACTTctaagcatggtggtgtgcaAAGCActtggaagtggaggcaggaggatcagcagtagGAGGTTATCTTAGGcttcatagcaagtttgaagccagcctgggctacatgacagactgtctcaagacaaaaaacaaacaaacaaacaaaaagtatagcTACCTTTCAGGATTTTTCCTAAGTTGAGAAAAGACTTATAAAACAGCGCCAGACCCAAAATCCGTAATGTAGCAACAGTTCAGTAAATGGACCGTTGTTAGGCTCCGCCCTGCCACCCAGAGGGTTATCGACGTGGACAGAGTAAAGGGACACTGCTGTTCTTGAGCTGTGGAGAAAGACAAAGTTCAGCATTTACCTGACAAATGAGGACAAGAAGTGCCTTCTCAGACACGACGCAGTACACTTACTTTATCTTAGAATTGCTGTAAGAATTACAGAGAAGTCAGTTCCTGAGTGTGCTGTGCCTTTCAGAGTGTGGGCATTCTGCACAGCATGGTGAGAAAGTCGGTGGGCAAGGCTCCTTAACGTATTAGATAGGAGACCTTGAGCAAGTCACCTTACCTCTCGGAAAGTCACTCATAGCTTGCTCATGTTGTGAGGTAAAACTTCAGTACCCAGTAAATGGTCAGTAACTACGAGATTACTCTCCAGACTGCTGGTTCCTGTTACAGTGGCCAGTGGTTTAAAGGGGCCTTGCATGTCCCTTTCAGAAATCACTTCCTGGTTGCCCCTCTGGTTTAGATCCACAGGGGCACGATCATTTCacctttctgcttcagtttttagATGACTGAGTAGCTCAGGTGAGATCACAGCACCCACCACCAGCTAGGAATCACCAAGCCCAAACCATCTGCAGTGAAATGTTGAAGAAACACCTTGTTCAGGGGACATTCTTTCTCAGGAAGATTGAAATACACTTTCTAGCCTAACTATAGTAACAAGTGGAACCCACTGACGTGTTTTTTCTAAGAGCCTTGGGTATCTACTGTGTGCTAGACACAGCAGGGTACAAGGGTAGGAAACAATGAGTCAAGTTGTCCATGTCCAGCATTGCACACATAAAAGGCTCCTCAGCTGTAATGCTGTCCGTCAGGCGACAAAGGCTGTAATAGTTGTCTGATACACTCTGGGAACACAGGTGAGGAACAACCTTAACCCTTCCTGGATAAGCACAGCACGGGCCTTGGTGATTGTTTACCAATGTTTTTAAGGTAAAAGTCACTGAATGGCTGATAGCAGACCTAATTAATGCCAGGCAGGAATAAGAGGGAACATTCTAGAGAGTAGGAATAACCCAAGAAAATTGAGGAAGTGACAGAATAAAATGGGAAATTATGCATGGAGCCTGACGAGAAATAGCTGGAGAAGACTCTGTAAAGGTATGTTTCAGTTATGTTGTGGGTAGCATGTGAAGGTGGTCTTAAATGTCCACCAGCCAATGGGCAGTGGGGAACCATTGGAGGTTTTCTGGATGGGCACTGGCATGATCAGAcctgtgttctctctcccaaCCAGAAGAGCAGCAGAAGCAAAGACAAGAACCACTGCTGCCCCATCTGTAACATGACCTTTTCCTCCCCTGCTGTGGCACAGTCGCACTACCTGGGGAAGACCCACGCAAAGAGCCTAAAGCTGAAGCAGCAGTCCACTAAGGGGGCAGGTACTGCGCTTCCTGAGTAGTGCTTGGGGACCCCCTCCCATCCTCAGGGCACCATTGCCAGCAGTCCACTAAGGGGGCAGGTACTGCGCTTCCTGAGTAGTGCTTGGGGCCCTCCCATCCTCAGGGCACCATTGCCAGGTGCTTCCAGAATGCTCACTGGAGCCTCAGAATGCAGACTGGGACTCAGAGTTTTCAGACTTTTGAGAGCCCTGAAAAATCCAAGTATGAGTTGGAGATGTAAGTCAGTTGGTGGAGTTCTTCCCTAGTGTGCACAGAGAATACTTCCCTAGCTTTCATCCCCAGCCTTTATCAGCCGGATGTGGTACACACTTTCAGTCTCAGCACTCATACAATGGAGGCAGCTACCATATGGAGTTTGAGCAACCTGGATTATGTGAGAGCCTgtctaaaatacatacataccataaTAGACCCGGCTTTACTGAGATTGGGCCTCATAACGTGGTTCGCTTTACTTCCTTTTGTGTGATTCTATCAGATGTTATATAGAAGCTTCTTAGCCTATAATTACTGTCCTGAGCAGTAATTGTAACTCAGGAGGGCCAAGGGCCTGCTGCATACTGTGAGCATTCTGCTGCCTGTCTCCCTCTTACTTCTTCCATCGTCCCACCACCCACCTGCTCTTACTGCTGAGAGTTGCCAGTTGACAGCTAAATCCTCATCCTCACGGACTCGGGTTATGCCCTGCTCAGTCTGACCTGCAAAGGCTGCCTGTTCTAAATGCAGGCTTGCCTTCAAAGCAGGCCACTCTAGCAAGCTGTTTGCAGCTGCTGTGAATCCACTCCCCAGCACTGACTTCACATTCAGCTTTCTTTGTTCTCTCGCCGTTAGTACAGCCGTCACTTTCATCCTGTTAACCCCGAATCCTGAGGTTTTCAACCTAGGCTAACTTCAGTTAGTCACGAGTGGGAGGCCTTTGATTTCTGTTTCactggtgtgcatgcatgtgggtgtgtgtgggtgtgggtgtatgttCGTGTGTGTATTATTCTCTAGTTTGGACCAAGACCATGCTATTAATAGAActtttgattcttttgttttatttcatcattGAAGCAAGACTACAGTGTTTTAGAAGGTTTTGGAGATATGATGGAAAATTTTACTCATAGTTGTACCCAAACGTAGTTATTCATGGTCTGAAACAGTAGAATATAGACTGAGTCAGAGCAGCACAGACTTAAGTCAGGCGCTTTTCTTTACCATTTGTGTCTGTACCTCTGCACCTGTAAAGTGTCAGTGCCACCTGCTTTGGAGCTTGTGAAGATAATTATGGCCGCCCTGGCACACATCGCCATTCCAAGCAtgggaaagtagaggcaggaaggtcaggatTCAGTGCCACTTTGGCTGccaatttgagaccagcctggcctatatgACACCCAAAAAGATAAGAGGCAAACACCCCTCACTCTCAAAAAATGCCTAGGGTACAGCAGATAGTCACTGAACAACAACTGTCATCACTGTTGTTACCATTAAAAAGCCAGTGCATGGAGCCTCTCGTAAAATGCAGTCATTAATCAGGAAGCCACCCTtgcaaccttcctaatgctgtggccctttaccGCAGTTAATGTATTAAACAGGCCCTCAAGTTGTAGTGACTGCAGCTATGAAATTAGTtccattgctgcttcataactgtaatttggctactgttatgaatgataatgtgaatatctgtgttttccgatggacTTAgatgacccttgtgaaagggtcattcagtctcaaaggggtcatgacccacaaatTGAGAACCCGTGATCTAGAGTCTGCCACAGACCTTGATCATGGTTGACCTGTTGACTATGATGAGTATTGATTGATGTTGTCTACGCTGAGAACCTGTAAACAATAGCACATGACACGTGAGCATTAGGCCAAGGAAAATGATCTTAGCTGAGTTTCTAATGCCACAGACTTAGCTTCCCACAGTGGGAAAATTTGGTGGAATATGACTTCTCCTAATACTTCTGTTCTAAACAGTAAGTTATCTTCCATAGTCACGTCCAGCCATTGCCACATGTAACTTTGTGTTGCAATTAGTGCATCAACCATGTGTATTCTGCTATCACTTTTCATTTAGCCTTATAGTTTAAAGATACATCCATATTGTCCATGGGTTTACTATAACTCCAGTCCTGAAACTgagcatttgtgtgcatgcaagtgAGACAAACATGCTgtagaaaatacagagaaagtgCAAGGAATTCCCATAACTTTACCATTCCAGGTTAAGTGCTGTTAACCTAGAGTCCTGGGTTCTTACAGccgtgtgcaccatgtgtgtttgtgtacctgcttgtattatgtttgttttctgttcatcCAGGTTGACTccatatagaatatataatttctgtttctgtaaaaaCGATGCACATATATGAATAATTCTAATTCAACATGCAAAACATTCAAAGAAGCAGACAATATGCCACCCAAGTCTTCTAGGGAGAGCATTGTCAGCAGTGGCTCCTGCTTATAGGCATCCTGGCTacaagcaagttctaggccaaccataTGTTACATGACATActtcatgtatacatgtacatatgtgtgaagtgtatatgtgtatgtataggtgatatttttaaatgctggTATACTTATATAGGTTATACAAAAACCTTTTAACACTGATATGaccatattatttataatatattaaaccTTCCtgtatatttcttcatttaatataacatttcctcatgttggggctagagaaatggctcaggagttagAAATGTGTTatactcttgcagaggtcccaagttcagttcccagcagcagtGTGGGGCAGCTCAGAAACCCTGGTAACTACAGCTCTAAGCAGTCCATCACTCTGGCTTCCAGGGCactgctcacatgtgcacatagccGTACAGACACAAAGGTCAGAGACAATCTTTGATAGCACACTTTGTGTATTTCAGGTATTTCTTAAGAGAATgctctagggctggtgagatggctcagtgggtaagggcacccgactgctctttcgaaggtccagagttcaaatcccagcaaccacatggtggctcacaaccatccgtaacgtgatctggcgccctcttctggagtgtctgaagacagctacagtgtacttacatataataaataaataaatctttaaaaaaaaaaaaaaaaaaaatttttaaaaaaaaaaaaaaaaaaaaaaagagaatgctcTAGCTCTCGCTGGCCCTGGGTGTCTGTCAACAGCTGCTCTGGCTTACAGCTCACTGAGTTCCTCCCCTCCAATGCGGTCTTTCCTTAAgcaatagtatttatttttatgtatatggatgttttgtcttcTTGTATGTCACTATGTATGTGCACTGCCCACAGAGGGCACCAAATCTCTAGGACTGAGATTGGTGCTAAGAATTGAtcccaagtcctttggaagatcagtcagtgctactaagcactaagccatctcttcagcctcaccctctagaatattttaaagaacaacCTTGGgcccacaagatggctcagtgaatcaCAGTGTTTGCCACACAATCCTGGGGGCCTGCGTCTGACTCTCAGAACCCAtgtggaagggagaggagagaactggatcacaaagttgtcctctaacttccacacatGTACTCTGGCATGCACACTATGTGCACACACCTATGACTGCACAAACACGCACACGTTCAATAATAATaggttaaaaatgttttaaagtggggactggagagacagctcagtggtaaaaacaCTGgctcctggttcaattcccagcacccacatggtggctcattacCATGTGTAACTCTAGCCCCAagggacctgatgccttcttctggcctctgtgggcactaatATACATTCAGGTAGACATACGcataataaatagatgaataaaaatttcaaaataatctaaaaagagtaaaaaaacaaaacaaaacaaaaaagccaggcagtggtggcatacaccttgaATTCTAGCACTCATGGtctagagttcaaggctagcttggcctatagagtgagttccagaatagctagagctacacagaggaaccatgtctcaaataaataaatagataagtaaagaatttgagccgggcggtggtggcgcacgcctttaatcccagcacttgggaggcagagacaggtggatttctgagttcgaggccagcctggtctacaaagtgagttccaggacagccagNttctgagttcgaggccagcctggtctacaaagtgagttccaggacagccagggctatgcagagaaaccctgtctcgaaaaaaaaaaaaaaaaaaaaaaaaaaaaaaaagaatttgaagggGCAGGACGCtgagaaaatggctcagcaggtaaaggtgcctgctgatAACCTGAGTTATCCCTGGACTCACGTGGTAGAATCACCATGACAAGACTACGTGCAGGCCAGCCTTTGaattccacatgcacacataatgaATCAATAGACTATAATAAAAACTTAACAAGAAGGATCTTAGCTTTTATTAGTCCCAGCATTTTTTAGGCTAACCCAGGAGGATCTTGCATTAGATATGCTATCTCaaaataatcatcatcatcataatattattattattgttacaagCCAGACATAACGGTTCACTCCTATAATCTCATACTTGGGAGGCGAAGGCCTGAGGATTACACTAAGTTTGAGACTGGTCTGGGCTATAAAACAAGACCCTGTCACCAAAAACCCTAAATGACGTATTTCTAGATTTCTCTCAGAAATCTACATCAATTTGTAAGAATAGAGAGTGCTGAAGACACACTCCTCACTCTGTGACTTTGCATCTCCCACACAATCatgcatggttttgtttttgtttttttgtttttttatgtaagTGAAGCTAGgcatacatgcctataattccagtattCAGAGGCAAAGATTGAGGACTGctgcaggttcaaggccagcatggtctacatatcaagttctaggTCACTAGGggtatatagtgagaccctgtattcaaaaggagaaagaaaagctatATGGTtatgcactcctttaatcccggcactcagaaagcagaggcagatggagctctgtgagttcgaggccagcctggtctgcaaagctAATTcggggacagccagagctacacaaagaaaccatgtctcacaaaactgaaaaaaggaaaaaatgttttataatctaTTTTTTTCAACTCAATACCACAAACTAAACACTCTCATTAACTATTTTATATGTGCTTCACTTTCTGAATGACTTGCTGAAACAGAGTCCGTGGCCAGAGAAAATGTGTCGTGAGTGTTGTCGCCTGCTACAAATCCTCAGTGGTAAGGGAAATGGTAAGAGGTGGCAAAGGACCTAAAAGCCCTTTATGAGCTCTGCTCACCTGCACCCTTCTCTCCCACGGCCAGGACCAGGGGTCTGGGCCCTTCATGTCTGCAGTAGTGGCTGTAAGGTTAATACCATTCAAACTGACCACACAAATTTGTTAGTCATGGCATCTACTCTGGAAAGCAGCTATCTGGCCCGCTTTCAACATTAGCACCAACATCAGCACTCAGACATACGCCCATACCAGACTCTGATTAACTGgtttcagtttaaaaaaacagattcatctttatttttaaaagtgtgtgtgtgtgtgtgtgtgtgtgtgtgtgtgtgtgtgtgtatgtatgtatgtatgtatgtatgtatgtgtttgtgtatgtgtggccTGCGAAGGCCAGAGCAATTGGATACCCCTGTGCTGGAGAGTTAGAGGCACTGTCAAGCCACCTGACAAGGGTGCTATGAATTgaagtcagatcctctggaagaacagtaggccttcttaaccactgaaccaagTCTCTCCATCCCTTGACTAAGTGACTTCTCTGAGCAGGATTCTGAAGGCGAAATTGTCAGTGGTAGCCGgcagatccacttgcttctgtcttGAGCCTTGGGGTCCCACGGTCTAGAGGTCTCTCACTAACTTGGTGATCTTGAGCAAATCAGTTTTGCTGTCTAAGCACTGGTCTTCCCTGTGATATGGCAAAATGGTACCTCCTTCATTGGAGTACTTCTGAGAACCTAAAGGGAAACTGTGATTACAAAATGTGTTTTGTCCCTCACATTGGCTAGAATTTAATATGGTCTAACAGGCAtcttggccaggtgtggtgacacacactttaatcccagcctggTTTATATCTTGAATTTTAGACCTCCAgggagctacatagtgagaccctcagAAAAACTATAtctaaataaatagtaaaaggCATTCCTAATCTGCTTGCCTGCCTTTGTTTGTACAGGCTCAGAGCTCCAATGCCTACTTCAGCTTTATAATAGGTATTTGAGGATGGAGATGAAATATTCTTATCCTTCTTATCCTACCTGCTTTGAAATTCCATGGAATTCTGAGGTCTAGAGACTGCAAGTATACAATCAGGGAACTAAATAGCACAATGAGAGCCTCTTCAGAGTATGAAATCCTTAGGGCTCCTGTGCCTAGTGCTGGTGAACAAGTCAGTTGTTCATGGAGCTCACTGAGGTCTTGCCACTGTTGCCACCCAGAGCATTCATGGTGTGACTATTCACAGCGTGactttgaggcagtgtctcatcCCTCAGTGTGGTGAGTGGcactgccttcctttctcttgaaGTGTACTCAAAACCTGGGCGCCTTCTGGCTTGttgtttcattgtttctgtttgaaCTCTCTTACCACAGCTTTGTCGAAACACCTTACAAATCCTTTCCTTGTGGCCTCCACCTTAGCCTTGCAGCAGAATAGAGAGATGCTAGACCCAGACAAATTCTGCAGCCTCTGCCATTCAACATTCAACGACCCTGCCATGGCTCAGCAACATTATATGGGCAAGAGACACAGGAAGCAGGAGACTAAGCTCAAACTCATGGCACACTATGGGCGGCTGGCGGACCCTGCTGTCTCTGACTTAGCAGGTGAGAAGGCCCCACTCCTGTGCAGAGTTGGACCGGGAACTGAGCACTAGGTTCCCTGCACGCCCAGAGAAGCACTGTTGTTGCATAGTCTAAAGCAGGGTTTGCACGCACAGAGAGCAGACAGGCAAGCCAGACTTGGTGGTGTGTacgtaatcccaacatttgggaggttgaggcgGGAGGAGCAAGGTCAAGGACAGTCTGGAATACATAGTGGAACATGTCTTGAGAGGATGCAGGAGAACAAGCAGAAATGGGATGACATGGTCCAGAGACAGCATGGGCAGCGGAAGAGGGTTAGGCACTCCTAGCCTACACCGATGTTGCTACCTTTCAGTCTTCAAAGTTCtgtggaagccaggcatggtggcacatgattagtgtcagtactcaggagacagagataggtagatttctgtgagtgtgaggctagcctggtctacataacacaATCCAAGACAGCCAGTACTACATAGaaggaccctgtctccaaaacagaaaaaccaaaacaatagaaACCCAAATTTGTGTGGGAGTTTCTTGTGGTTTCATTATCATTAGCTCCGTTTCAATGCTGGGATGAAAtctagggccttgtacatgctgagCAACCATTGCCACTGAACTACAGTCTCCACTAAGATTCCTCTTAGTTTTCAATGTATGACTAAAGTTTAGAAATTTTAAACTCTGAGTAAAACCCTCTCTATAAGTCAGATTTTGGTCAAGAGtaccagtttttgtttgtttgttttgttttgtttttagatttatttatttattttatgaatacacTGCcattcttcagacacaccagaagggggcatcaaatcccattttacagatggttgtgagccaccatgtggttgctggaaattgaactcaggtcctctggaagagcagtgctcttaaccgctgagccatctctctgccccaaGAGCTACCAGTTTTTAATCTCTGGTTTGAAGgagttttggttttacttttttgtaatttattttttggcCAGTTAGTATACACTTATATATcttagcagaggcaggtggatctttgagttcaaggacagcctgatcttcATACCTGGTAGGGCTACATAGGAGGCAGGGGAGTCAATTTTaatcctgtgtgtctgtgggttcgtaagtgcaggtgcccaaggatgagag
It encodes:
- the Znf346 gene encoding zinc finger protein 346 isoform X1 yields the protein MISFPSVVEHMIQKNQCLFTSTQCKVCCAMLISESQKLAHYQSKKHANKVKRFLAIHGMETIKGDVKRLDSDQKSSRSKDKNHCCPICNMTFSSPAVAQSHYLGKTHAKSLKLKQQSTKGAALSKHLTNPFLVASTLALQQNREMLDPDKFCSLCHSTFNDPAMAQQHYMGKRHRKQETKLKLMAHYGRLADPAVSDLAAGKGYPCKTCKIVLNSIEQYQAHVSGFKHKNQSPKTLVTLGSQTPVQTQPTPKDSSTVQD
- the Znf346 gene encoding zinc finger protein 346 isoform X3 — translated: MISFPSVVEHMIQKNQCLFTSTQCKVCCAMLISESQKLAHYQSKKHANKVKRFLAIHGMETIKGDVKRLDSDQKSSRSKDKNHCCPICNMTFSSPAVAQSHYLGKTHAKSLKLKQQSTKGAALSKHLTNPFLVASTLALQQNREMLDPDKFCSLCHSTFNDPAMAQQHYMGKRHRKQETKLKLMAHYGRLADPAVSDLAGHPKH
- the Znf346 gene encoding zinc finger protein 346 isoform X2, which gives rise to MISFPSVVEHMIQKNQCLFTSTQCKVCCAMLISESQKLAHYQSKKHANKVKRFLAIHGMETIKGDVKRLDSDQKSSRSKDKNHCCPICNMTFSSPAVAQSHYLGKTHAKSLKLKQQSTKGAALQQNREMLDPDKFCSLCHSTFNDPAMAQQHYMGKRHRKQETKLKLMAHYGRLADPAVSDLAAGKGYPCKTCKIVLNSIEQYQAHVSGFKHKNQSPKTLVTLGSQTPVQTQPTPKDSSTVQD